A segment of the Frankineae bacterium MT45 genome:
TTCTTCTCGATTCCGGTGTGCAGGTAGCCGACGACGACGCGGGCGTCGGTGACCGTCTCACCTTCGAGTTCGAGGACGAGCCGGAGCACGCCGTGGGTGGACGGGTGCTGCGGGCCCATGTTCAGGACGATGCGCTCGTCACTGATCGGGTCGCCGCCGCCGAAGACCGCATCCCAGTCACCGCCGGTGACGTTGTAGACCCGACCCTCGGTGGTGTCGCGCGATGGGGAGTAGATGTCACTCATCGATATGTCCTCCGCTCGTCCGGTGGCGGGATGGTCGCGCCCTTGTACTGGACCGCGATCCCACCCAGCGGGTAGTCCTTGCGCTGCGGGAAGCCGTCCCAGTCATCGGGCATCAGGATGCGGGTCAGCGACGGGTGTCCGTCGTAGATGATCCCGAACATGTCGTAGGTTTCGCGCTCCTGCCAGTCGGCGGTCGGGTAGACCGGCGTGACCGACGGGACGTGCGGGTTGTCGACCGAGACCGCGGCCTCCAGACGAATTCGCCAGCGGTAGGTCATCGAGGTCAGGTGATAGACCGAGTGCAGCCGGTTCTCCGAGCCCAGGTAGTCGGCCCCGGAGACGCTGGAGAGCAGCTCGAAGCGCAGCGCCGGGTGGTCGCGCATCGTCTG
Coding sequences within it:
- a CDS encoding NADH dehydrogenase subunit C; its protein translation is MSDPTAPTPDNLPAGPPNEPAPLAQPVTPDADSTIGVPQVGMFGISGSGDTTGFGGLVREPWVAPSAERPYGSYFDDLVDAIQDAYKAFDQAVVKIVVDRGELTLHINPSHVRTLAQTMRDHPALRFELLSSVSGADYLGSENRLHSVYHLTSMTYRWRIRLEAAVSVDNPHVPSVTPVYPTADWQERETYDMFGIIYDGHPSLTRILMPDDWDGFPQRKDYPLGGIAVQYKGATIPPPDERRTYR